In one window of Synergistaceae bacterium DNA:
- the infB gene encoding translation initiation factor IF-2, which produces EDPSKDGPKTTKEEQKVTKTETFEVSKGSTVKAVAELLKVTPAEAVKRLIDAGMMVPADAAVDDRSLDILSKTYGVLLTLACDDAEQEGKSETCDVIKRKPSIGDNMEPRPPIVTVMGHVDHGKTTLLDFIRKTNITAREAGGITQHIGASIVRHEDKQIVFLDTPGHEAFTAMRARGARATDVAILVVAADDGVMPQTREAINHARAAGVPIIVAVNKIDKPTAKPDRVRQQLSDTGLTPEEWGGSTIMVDVSAKAGDGIPQLLEMILLVAEMEELEADPTVRPEGVVVEAKLDKGKGSVATVLVQQGSLCKGDIVLFDTAWGKIRAMIDAEGKSIDCAGPSTPVEILGLTAVPQPGEVFKTVVNEREARDALSEREQKARSAQQGGVRKLTLEELYSQLKEGEIPLLNLLLKCDVQGSGEALATSLEKMATNEVGINIVHRGVGGIAESDVMLASASNAVIIGFNVRPDTNARRAADAEGVQIRLYNIIYDAIDDVKAALEGMLKPHIRENTLGQAEIRQVIRVPRAGNVAGSYVLEGVIRRNSKIRLIRNGIVLWDGALANLRRFKDDAREVAAGYECGISLSNYQDIEEGDILEAYEIIEEKRHL; this is translated from the coding sequence GAGGATCCTTCAAAGGACGGTCCAAAAACTACGAAAGAGGAGCAGAAAGTGACCAAAACCGAAACATTCGAGGTATCGAAAGGCTCGACGGTGAAAGCCGTGGCCGAGCTCCTGAAGGTGACGCCGGCGGAGGCGGTCAAGCGTCTCATAGACGCAGGAATGATGGTCCCCGCGGACGCCGCGGTCGACGATCGATCGTTGGATATTCTCAGCAAGACCTATGGTGTGCTGCTGACCCTTGCCTGCGACGACGCCGAACAAGAGGGCAAGTCAGAGACATGCGACGTGATAAAAAGAAAGCCCTCCATCGGCGACAACATGGAGCCCCGTCCACCCATCGTGACAGTCATGGGTCACGTCGACCACGGCAAGACGACGCTGCTCGACTTCATCCGGAAGACGAACATCACCGCACGGGAGGCGGGAGGGATAACGCAGCACATTGGCGCTTCCATCGTGAGGCACGAGGACAAGCAGATAGTATTCCTAGACACGCCCGGGCATGAGGCCTTCACCGCCATGCGTGCGAGGGGCGCTCGCGCAACGGACGTGGCAATACTCGTTGTGGCCGCGGACGACGGTGTGATGCCCCAGACCCGGGAGGCCATAAATCACGCAAGGGCGGCGGGTGTTCCCATAATCGTCGCGGTCAACAAGATAGACAAGCCGACCGCGAAACCGGATAGGGTGAGACAGCAGCTCTCAGACACCGGACTGACGCCGGAGGAGTGGGGCGGCTCGACGATAATGGTCGACGTGTCCGCGAAGGCCGGCGACGGCATCCCCCAGCTCCTGGAGATGATCCTTCTGGTGGCCGAGATGGAGGAGCTGGAGGCCGATCCGACCGTCCGCCCAGAGGGGGTCGTAGTAGAGGCGAAGCTGGACAAGGGCAAGGGATCGGTCGCCACGGTGCTGGTGCAGCAAGGGTCCTTGTGCAAGGGCGACATCGTTCTTTTCGACACTGCTTGGGGGAAGATAAGGGCGATGATAGACGCCGAGGGCAAGTCGATCGACTGCGCGGGCCCGAGCACCCCGGTGGAGATACTTGGACTGACGGCCGTCCCCCAGCCAGGCGAGGTCTTCAAGACTGTGGTAAACGAACGGGAGGCACGGGACGCGCTCAGCGAAAGGGAGCAGAAGGCCCGCAGCGCCCAGCAGGGCGGAGTGCGCAAGCTGACACTCGAGGAGCTCTACTCACAGCTCAAGGAGGGAGAAATTCCCCTTCTCAACCTGCTGCTCAAGTGCGACGTGCAGGGATCGGGAGAGGCCTTGGCTACTTCCCTTGAGAAGATGGCCACCAACGAGGTCGGGATAAACATCGTACACAGGGGCGTGGGGGGGATAGCCGAGTCCGACGTCATGCTGGCCTCGGCATCGAACGCCGTCATAATCGGCTTCAACGTCCGGCCGGACACGAACGCCAGGAGAGCCGCGGACGCCGAGGGAGTGCAGATACGCCTGTACAACATAATATACGATGCTATCGATGACGTGAAGGCCGCGCTCGAGGGCATGCTAAAGCCCCATATACGCGAGAACACCCTGGGACAGGCGGAGATCCGCCAGGTCATACGGGTTCCAAGGGCGGGCAATGTCGCCGGGAGCTATGTGCTCGAGGGCGTGATCAGAAGAAACTCGAAGATCCGTCTCATCCGAAACGGCATCGTCCTCTGGGACGGTGCCCTGGCGAACCTCAGGCGCTTCAAGGACGACGCCCGCGAGGTGGCGGCAGGGTACGAATGCGGAATAAGCCTGTCGAACTATCAGGACATCGAGGAGGGCGACATACTCGAGGCCTACGAGATCATCGAGGAGAAAAGGCATCTTTGA
- a CDS encoding DUF503 domain-containing protein, giving the protein MTGRDRRHAPCGGILFASLQALGSRSIKDRRRVVRSLLDRIRRRWNVSASDLGPDGSWSRIDLAVSAVAPEIFMVEERLQAVLSFLFNEERTGEFSIIYNWHEVARYDDVSYAENKQTSSERGLHITEPSHKERDSEEGDYY; this is encoded by the coding sequence TTGACGGGCCGAGACCGTCGCCATGCGCCTTGTGGCGGGATACTTTTCGCATCGCTCCAGGCGCTTGGTTCAAGAAGCATCAAAGACCGCAGGCGCGTTGTCCGATCTCTTCTCGACAGGATCAGAAGGCGATGGAATGTCTCGGCCTCGGATCTTGGCCCGGATGGAAGCTGGTCGAGGATCGACCTGGCGGTCTCAGCCGTAGCACCCGAAATTTTCATGGTCGAAGAACGACTGCAGGCCGTGCTCTCTTTCCTGTTCAACGAAGAGAGGACGGGCGAGTTCTCAATCATCTACAACTGGCACGAGGTAGCCCGCTATGACGACGTTTCGTATGCAGAGAATAAACAAACTTCTTCAGAGAGAGGTCTCCATATTACTGAGCCTTCGCATAAAGAACGAGATAGCGAAGAAGGCGATTATTACTGA
- the rbfA gene encoding 30S ribosome-binding factor RbfA → MTTFRMQRINKLLQREVSILLSLRIKNEIAKKAIITDVDCSRDLERAKVYFTTVDPSERDEVAEALASVAGALRSRLGKLLSIRQVPALSFLVDTSEEHARSIDKLLDSLKMNEAPDSEPNHDSDAARHKADPEL, encoded by the coding sequence ATGACGACGTTTCGTATGCAGAGAATAAACAAACTTCTTCAGAGAGAGGTCTCCATATTACTGAGCCTTCGCATAAAGAACGAGATAGCGAAGAAGGCGATTATTACTGATGTCGACTGCTCAAGAGACCTAGAACGAGCGAAAGTGTACTTCACCACCGTGGATCCTTCGGAGAGAGACGAAGTGGCCGAGGCCCTGGCAAGCGTGGCTGGAGCCCTTAGAAGTCGACTGGGCAAGCTGCTGTCCATAAGACAGGTGCCGGCCCTTTCCTTCCTCGTCGACACAAGCGAGGAGCACGCCCGCTCCATCGACAAGCTGCTCGACTCGCTGAAGATGAATGAAGCCCCGGATTCCGAACCGAACCATGACTCCGACGCCGCGCGTCACAAGGCCGACCCGGAGCTTTGA
- a CDS encoding bifunctional oligoribonuclease/PAP phosphatase NrnA: MITILSDASEWIVTCHVHPDGDALGSASAFLTTGRELGKKVVWGGPDAFPSNYSFIKGSESFRENLTLEELRPGTDSVVVALDTANRARSLKDISSLPKDVPLLNIDHHADNELFGSVNYVDPSASSTGEIVWMLFKEWGVSMSIDVLESLYTAISTDCGSFSFSCTTARTHRIAAEMLEAGVSPAKMNKLIRSGSSLQALHLRGVALSRAFISSGFAAFTWLEERDFSNTGAERSETEFIVGELFSVKDTEFAAFFVEDEDGVRVSLRSRGPVEASEIARLFGGGGHRQAAGCILPRPLSRALETVRNAVEGKYAQRTASSE; this comes from the coding sequence ATGATTACGATCCTTTCCGATGCCTCGGAATGGATCGTAACCTGTCATGTCCACCCCGACGGAGACGCTCTGGGATCCGCGAGCGCCTTTCTCACCACGGGGAGAGAACTGGGGAAGAAAGTCGTGTGGGGTGGTCCGGACGCCTTCCCGTCCAACTACTCCTTTATCAAGGGCTCGGAGAGCTTCCGCGAGAACCTGACGCTGGAAGAACTGCGCCCGGGGACGGACTCGGTGGTGGTGGCGCTCGATACGGCGAACCGCGCCCGCTCCTTGAAGGACATTTCGTCCCTCCCGAAGGATGTGCCCCTGCTCAACATTGATCACCACGCGGACAACGAGCTGTTCGGAAGCGTGAATTACGTCGACCCGTCCGCCTCGTCCACCGGAGAGATAGTCTGGATGCTCTTCAAAGAGTGGGGCGTCTCCATGAGCATAGATGTCCTGGAGTCCCTCTACACGGCGATCTCGACCGACTGCGGCAGTTTTTCATTCTCTTGCACCACAGCTCGTACCCACAGAATTGCGGCTGAAATGCTCGAGGCCGGCGTGTCGCCGGCGAAGATGAACAAGCTGATAAGAAGTGGATCCTCTCTTCAAGCTCTTCACCTGAGGGGAGTCGCTCTTTCCAGGGCTTTCATCTCGAGTGGATTTGCCGCGTTCACGTGGCTGGAGGAGAGGGACTTTTCGAACACCGGGGCGGAACGGTCCGAGACGGAGTTCATCGTCGGAGAGCTGTTCTCCGTGAAAGACACGGAGTTTGCAGCCTTTTTCGTGGAGGACGAGGACGGCGTCAGAGTCTCTCTGCGTTCAAGAGGCCCGGTGGAGGCCTCCGAGATCGCCCGGCTCTTCGGGGGAGGAGGGCACAGGCAGGCGGCCGGGTGCAT